The Opitutaceae bacterium genome has a window encoding:
- a CDS encoding DUF2997 domain-containing protein, which yields MKTIIIECDLETGATKIEAHGFQGKQCEVATRPFEEVLGMVDKRVAKREVVKREQPQFIRARE from the coding sequence ATGAAGACGATCATCATCGAGTGTGACCTGGAGACAGGGGCGACAAAGATCGAAGCCCATGGTTTTCAGGGTAAGCAGTGTGAAGTAGCCACGCGCCCGTTCGAGGAGGTCCTTGGCATGGTCGACAAGCGGGTGGCCAAACGCGAAGTGGTAAAGAGGGAACAGCCGCAGTTCATCCGGGCGCGTGAATGA
- a CDS encoding xanthine dehydrogenase family protein subunit M produces MQPFHYHAPGTMVEAVSLLASAPEDSKVIAGGSDLLVQMRRGSLHRSHVVDVKRIPELSERTFDPGAGLRFGAAVSCAVLCEDEQLRRHYPGLIDAFSLIGGVATQGRATIGGNVGNAAPSADSIPALIVHRATVHVVGSKGSRTIPLDQFCKGPGTHVLASDEILVSFHVPAPAPSSAGAYLRFIPRGEMDIAVAGVAVWLRLDGDQIAEALMALASVAPIPLPVPAVSEFLVGKKPTQDLLAEAAVIASNAARPITDHRGSSEQRRHLVKVLATRSMETALRRISGGGRSS; encoded by the coding sequence ATGCAGCCGTTCCACTATCACGCCCCGGGAACGATGGTTGAGGCAGTTTCCCTGTTGGCCTCGGCACCTGAGGATTCCAAGGTCATTGCGGGAGGTTCGGATTTGCTGGTCCAGATGCGCCGCGGGAGTCTCCACCGGTCCCATGTCGTCGATGTGAAGCGGATTCCTGAGTTGAGTGAACGCACCTTCGACCCCGGGGCCGGGCTGCGGTTCGGGGCCGCCGTTTCGTGTGCCGTGCTTTGTGAAGATGAACAGCTCAGACGCCATTATCCGGGGTTGATTGATGCCTTTTCCCTCATTGGCGGGGTGGCCACCCAGGGGCGGGCCACGATCGGCGGCAACGTCGGCAACGCCGCGCCGAGTGCGGATTCCATTCCTGCCCTGATCGTGCATCGGGCGACCGTGCATGTCGTCGGCTCAAAGGGATCGCGGACGATTCCCCTCGATCAGTTCTGCAAGGGGCCTGGCACCCATGTTCTCGCCTCCGATGAGATATTGGTATCGTTCCACGTGCCGGCGCCGGCTCCATCCTCGGCAGGCGCCTACCTCCGCTTCATTCCGAGGGGAGAAATGGACATCGCGGTGGCCGGAGTTGCGGTCTGGCTTCGGCTGGATGGCGATCAGATCGCTGAGGCGCTCATGGCTCTTGCCTCGGTCGCCCCCATTCCCTTGCCGGTGCCGGCGGTCTCCGAGTTTCTTGTCGGGAAGAAACCGACGCAGGACCTTCTTGCTGAAGCTGCGGTCATCGCGTCCAATGCTGCCCGACCGATCACCGACCATCGGGGAAGCTCTGAGCAGAGACGTCACCTGGTCAAGGTGCTGGCAACACGTTCGATGGAGACGGCGCTCAGACGAATCAGCGGAGGAGGGCGATCATCATGA
- a CDS encoding DEAD/DEAH box helicase, with product MKLDPHQQAAVDLMQGGENVFVSGMAGTGKSAVTVAYLGQSFQAVAVCATTGIAALNLQQQFTERAGFPVAVHTIYRWSGIQLGPKPGQPFQQYYDYLIHTMTRSRLAAFRRIELAECVVIDEISMLPGRIFRFLDFLFRMQRGVNEPFGGCQIIAVGDFLQLPPVAKDGKYDWAFQTELWQAMGFQNIYLTRIHRQDEPAFINTLNDFREGRIRGETAEIMMKRIARFPDRKILRLFTHNVQVDKWNAYQLGEIDAPEHVFEATLTGNEFEQKYLRKCLVTPTRLVVKIGARVMVTTNLSQEGQLVAVNGQCGTVNSVRETWIGVELDGGKQLAIERYTWQADAQNDDSAKFTQYPLRPAYALTIHKSQGLTLDSALIDIRAAREPGQAYVAVSRLRRLEGLHLKSYFKGIFVSQDAINFYRNIANDPARNPTGPEPAKQSTNRPVLRAG from the coding sequence ATGAAACTTGATCCACACCAACAGGCCGCCGTCGACCTGATGCAGGGAGGCGAGAACGTCTTCGTGTCAGGCATGGCGGGGACCGGCAAGAGCGCGGTCACAGTGGCCTACCTAGGCCAATCGTTTCAAGCAGTGGCGGTGTGTGCGACCACTGGTATCGCGGCCTTGAACCTGCAGCAACAGTTCACCGAGCGGGCTGGATTCCCGGTGGCCGTTCATACCATCTATCGATGGTCCGGCATCCAACTGGGCCCGAAGCCAGGGCAGCCGTTCCAGCAATACTACGATTACCTGATCCACACCATGACCCGCAGTCGCCTGGCTGCCTTCAGGCGCATCGAATTGGCCGAATGCGTGGTCATTGATGAGATCAGCATGTTGCCGGGTCGGATATTCAGGTTTTTGGATTTCCTCTTCCGGATGCAGCGTGGGGTCAATGAGCCATTCGGCGGCTGCCAGATCATCGCGGTCGGTGACTTCCTGCAGCTGCCGCCAGTGGCAAAGGATGGCAAATATGATTGGGCGTTTCAGACCGAGCTATGGCAGGCCATGGGGTTCCAGAATATCTACCTCACAAGAATTCATCGTCAGGATGAGCCAGCCTTCATCAATACCCTCAACGATTTCAGGGAGGGCAGGATTCGCGGCGAGACCGCCGAGATAATGATGAAGCGAATCGCCCGGTTTCCCGACCGCAAGATTCTGCGGCTCTTCACTCACAATGTTCAGGTCGATAAATGGAACGCTTACCAGCTGGGCGAAATCGATGCGCCCGAGCATGTGTTCGAAGCCACACTGACCGGCAACGAATTCGAGCAGAAGTATCTCAGAAAATGCCTGGTCACTCCGACGCGCCTGGTCGTCAAGATCGGGGCTCGAGTGATGGTGACAACCAACCTGTCCCAGGAGGGCCAGCTGGTGGCCGTCAATGGCCAGTGCGGCACGGTCAACTCGGTCAGGGAAACCTGGATCGGTGTTGAGCTGGATGGAGGCAAACAACTGGCAATCGAGAGATATACCTGGCAGGCCGACGCCCAAAACGACGATAGCGCCAAGTTCACCCAATACCCGCTGCGGCCAGCGTATGCGCTGACCATCCACAAGTCGCAGGGCCTGACGCTGGACAGCGCTCTGATCGACATAAGGGCGGCACGTGAACCAGGACAAGCCTACGTGGCGGTGAGCCGTTTGCGGCGCTTGGAGGGTCTTCATCTCAAAAGCTATTTCAAGGGGATTTTTGTAAGCCAAGATGCCATCAACTTCTATCGCAACATCGCCAATGACCCTGCGCGAAATCCTACAGGCCCAGAGCCAGCAAAACAGTCGACCAACAGACCCGTTCTGCGGGCAGGTTAG
- a CDS encoding molybdopterin-dependent oxidoreductase encodes MNIASLPVRCTLNGDATEFLCRPHQSLLEVLRDVLGHTGSKNGCSDGNCGACSILLEGRLVNSCLVLAAEVEGKTIVTVEGLAEKGRLDVIQQAFIEEDALQCGICTPGMVMACRALLDRHPDPTDAEIRLWLAGNLCRCTGYETIIRAVKRAALIQAGASGDSLPPAATTDPSKLENSIIGSRPPRKDGRAKVTGAAIYGADFHQTGALVGLVLRSPHAHANIRSVDTSAAESLPGVRAVITSRDLPQSEDLMARLGESVENYRFLCDNTLASAKALYVGHPIAAVAAVNEDVAREALARIKVDFEVLPAVTDVRDAIEPGAPLLHENLRTDGPDGMAEQPSNIATHSRQIKGDPIAGFAEADLVIEREYRIETVHQGYIEPQSTTAVWNAEGQGSVTVYTTTQGAFDMRGQIVQMLKLPEDRVRVVPTEMGGGFGGKVRATLEIPAVMLSRKSGRPVKMTLSRTEVLLGTGPSPAAFVRVKLGAAKTGRLVAAEASLYYEGGGYPGAMIGAGVQSILGSYDIPHARIDAYDVVVNKPMVAAYRAPCAPQASFAGEQAIDEIATGLKIDPLQFRLMNTALNGTELANGVVHAGIGCREVLEALRDHPHARSELTGPHTGRGVAVGCWGNWGARSSCKLDVLADGTVSFVTGSVDVTGTRTSLAMQVAEVLEIPLDRIRARFGHTDEVGFANTSAGSRTTVATGVAVLRAAGLALDAMKQRAATLWDTVPGNVTYSSGRFTLTGRSEAIAFSDLAAKLPDTGGIISTVGDVNVEKWGIAFAAHMVDVKVDPETGKVEILRYTAVQDVGRAIHPLQIEGQIRGGVAQGIGWALYEGYDYNAKGQMMNASLLDYRMPTAMDVPSIETVIIEVPFPDHPLGSKGVGEAPIIPPLGAIANAIFNATGRRVTHAPMTSRHVLEALDVIEPLTKNGRK; translated from the coding sequence ATGAACATCGCATCCCTGCCCGTCCGCTGCACTCTTAACGGTGATGCCACCGAGTTCCTATGTCGACCGCACCAGAGCCTGTTGGAGGTTCTGCGGGACGTACTCGGTCACACCGGCTCAAAGAACGGATGCAGTGATGGCAACTGCGGCGCGTGTTCGATCCTCCTTGAGGGCCGCCTCGTCAACTCCTGCCTTGTCCTGGCCGCGGAAGTCGAAGGAAAGACCATTGTGACCGTCGAGGGACTTGCGGAAAAAGGACGCCTGGACGTCATTCAGCAGGCCTTCATCGAAGAAGATGCTCTGCAGTGCGGGATCTGCACGCCGGGCATGGTGATGGCCTGCCGCGCCCTGCTCGACAGGCATCCGGATCCGACGGATGCGGAGATCCGGCTGTGGCTGGCGGGAAATCTTTGCCGCTGCACTGGTTACGAAACCATCATCCGGGCGGTGAAACGGGCGGCGCTCATCCAGGCAGGCGCATCGGGTGATTCGCTTCCGCCGGCGGCCACCACCGACCCATCGAAGCTGGAGAATTCCATAATCGGCAGTCGGCCGCCGCGAAAGGATGGTCGGGCCAAAGTGACCGGAGCGGCCATCTACGGGGCGGACTTCCATCAAACTGGCGCGTTGGTCGGACTGGTGCTGCGGAGTCCCCACGCCCACGCGAATATCCGGTCCGTCGACACCTCGGCTGCCGAATCCCTTCCGGGCGTCCGTGCCGTCATCACGTCACGGGACCTGCCGCAAAGCGAGGACCTGATGGCGCGACTCGGCGAATCGGTCGAGAATTACCGGTTTCTCTGCGACAATACCCTGGCGTCGGCGAAAGCACTCTACGTTGGTCACCCGATTGCCGCCGTGGCGGCGGTCAACGAGGACGTGGCCCGTGAGGCTCTCGCCCGGATCAAGGTCGACTTCGAGGTACTTCCGGCCGTGACCGACGTTCGCGACGCGATCGAACCGGGTGCGCCGCTCCTGCATGAAAACCTTCGGACTGATGGGCCGGACGGGATGGCGGAGCAACCGAGCAATATCGCGACTCACTCGCGTCAGATCAAGGGCGACCCGATTGCCGGGTTTGCCGAAGCCGACCTGGTCATCGAACGGGAGTACCGGATCGAAACGGTCCACCAGGGCTATATTGAGCCGCAGTCCACGACTGCGGTCTGGAATGCAGAAGGGCAAGGATCGGTCACCGTCTATACGACCACGCAGGGTGCCTTCGACATGAGGGGACAGATTGTCCAGATGCTGAAGCTGCCCGAGGACCGGGTTCGGGTGGTTCCGACCGAAATGGGCGGTGGTTTCGGCGGCAAGGTCCGGGCCACGCTCGAGATTCCGGCCGTCATGCTTTCACGCAAATCCGGCCGGCCGGTGAAGATGACGCTCAGTCGGACGGAGGTTCTTCTTGGAACCGGACCATCTCCCGCCGCCTTTGTCCGGGTCAAACTCGGGGCGGCAAAAACCGGGCGGCTGGTTGCCGCGGAAGCGTCCCTTTACTATGAAGGGGGCGGCTATCCCGGGGCCATGATCGGAGCCGGCGTCCAGAGCATCCTGGGAAGTTACGATATCCCCCATGCGCGCATCGATGCCTACGATGTGGTCGTCAACAAACCGATGGTGGCGGCCTATCGCGCGCCCTGCGCCCCCCAGGCGAGTTTCGCGGGTGAACAGGCCATCGATGAGATCGCCACTGGACTGAAGATCGATCCGTTGCAGTTCCGCCTCATGAACACGGCGTTGAACGGGACGGAACTTGCCAATGGTGTGGTCCATGCCGGCATCGGTTGCCGTGAGGTTCTCGAAGCCCTGCGGGATCATCCGCACGCTCGCAGCGAATTGACCGGGCCTCATACCGGCCGGGGTGTCGCCGTGGGGTGCTGGGGCAACTGGGGGGCCCGTTCCAGCTGCAAACTGGACGTTCTGGCCGATGGGACCGTCAGTTTCGTTACGGGATCCGTTGATGTCACCGGGACGCGGACCAGCCTGGCCATGCAGGTGGCGGAGGTGCTGGAGATCCCGCTGGACCGGATCCGGGCTCGTTTCGGCCATACCGACGAGGTCGGGTTTGCCAATACTAGTGCGGGCAGCCGGACTACGGTGGCGACGGGGGTGGCCGTTCTTCGGGCGGCGGGGCTGGCCTTGGACGCCATGAAACAGCGGGCCGCGACTCTTTGGGACACCGTCCCCGGGAACGTGACCTACTCCAGTGGACGGTTCACCTTGACCGGCCGATCGGAAGCCATCGCCTTCTCCGACCTGGCGGCGAAACTCCCGGACACCGGTGGAATCATCTCGACGGTTGGCGATGTGAACGTGGAAAAGTGGGGAATTGCCTTTGCCGCACACATGGTCGACGTGAAGGTGGATCCGGAGACCGGCAAGGTTGAGATCCTGCGCTACACCGCCGTTCAGGACGTGGGCCGCGCCATCCATCCCTTGCAGATCGAGGGTCAGATCCGGGGAGGCGTCGCCCAGGGGATCGGTTGGGCTCTGTATGAGGGTTACGACTACAACGCGAAGGGCCAGATGATGAACGCATCACTTCTTGATTACCGGATGCCGACGGCCATGGATGTCCCTTCCATCGAGACCGTCATCATCGAGGTGCCATTTCCCGACCATCCCCTGGGGAGCAAGGGGGTGGGCGAAGCCCCGATCATCCCCCCGCTCGGCGCCATCGCCAATGCGATTTTCAATGCGACCGGCCGGCGGGTCACCCATGCCCCCATGACATCGCGGCATGTCCTCGAGGCACTCGACGTCATCGAGCCACTGACCAAAAACGGCCGAAAATGA
- a CDS encoding phage/plasmid primase, P4 family, producing MTLREILQAQSQQNSRPTDPFCGQVSLFDSAFDSEPSDSPRLGTLLDMIQDGEWADEVNRVRQVLARGNRKAYDDAKRQLPAFCMSALVSTRDKAVPVADRIQQHSGILQADFDRKDNGQLQDLVEIAQLLQDDSHVVFGFISPSGEGIKCGVRIDGSRHLESFQAAEAYFLKNYALQIDRSTKDPVRLCFVSHDANLWRNPEAEILPIPNKSKVRNVETWHPPLENTAEDIREMLGFIPNRPDYDTWLRIASAVWSALPLEQGTRLLIEWSPEEKVGEYAKKWPHRLTEVHVGTLAWYASQHGFDARAAARRKRWAGRIRFAADNRNGGETEDLGIEPQEVAAVEVSREIVWDCLERMQRGDAELWAITMRGHLVYDHYAECWRRYKDGLWERDDLHQVRIDYIDTLTRAYRGLKDSIIDDIARTPAPDGEKDARFKQLAKADSRIARLSMAGYANGGLDLSQSLPGMAVRATAFDKAPYLLALKNGVIDFEKGEKREFRPKDMLTVRSPIAYDPDATCPEFDAFLEFFLDGNQDVISFLWRAIGYSLTGWVDKDVLFFCYGKGANGKSTFNNVLRMLLGELMTVIDVGTLLDKRSDANLDYKKSMLEGRRAVVTDEIPENKRLNESMVKTLIGGEEIVARRPYERPYTFEPTHKVWMVGNHKPTITGTDLGIWRRILLIPFLVTISEEKRRARHEVLAEFRAELAGILNRALKGFEEMRKMNGLKPPKEVLEATAQYRQDSDQLASFLEERTQKDSANEIKATALLKAYLAWCEDNGELPLYRSSKKLVNHLRERGFHIEIGHARSRVIVGIRLTPTAPLGEHGEEQTGTFAEFNNEG from the coding sequence ATGACCCTGCGCGAAATCCTACAGGCCCAGAGCCAGCAAAACAGTCGACCAACAGACCCGTTCTGCGGGCAGGTTAGCCTGTTTGACAGCGCGTTTGACTCCGAGCCTTCGGACTCCCCAAGGCTCGGGACGCTGCTGGACATGATTCAGGACGGCGAGTGGGCAGATGAAGTCAACCGAGTGCGGCAGGTGCTGGCCCGTGGCAACCGCAAGGCATATGATGACGCCAAACGCCAACTGCCGGCCTTCTGCATGTCGGCCTTGGTATCGACCCGGGACAAGGCCGTGCCAGTCGCTGATCGCATTCAACAACACAGCGGAATCCTGCAGGCTGACTTTGATCGAAAAGACAACGGGCAACTGCAGGATCTAGTCGAAATAGCCCAACTGCTCCAGGATGATTCACACGTCGTTTTTGGCTTTATCTCCCCATCAGGCGAGGGCATTAAGTGCGGAGTTCGCATCGACGGTAGCCGCCACCTTGAGAGCTTCCAGGCGGCCGAGGCATACTTCCTGAAGAACTATGCCCTGCAGATTGACCGCTCTACCAAGGATCCGGTCAGACTCTGCTTCGTCTCGCACGATGCCAATCTCTGGCGAAATCCAGAGGCTGAGATTTTGCCGATTCCGAACAAGTCCAAGGTCCGCAATGTTGAGACGTGGCATCCTCCGCTCGAGAACACGGCTGAAGACATCCGCGAAATGCTTGGATTCATCCCAAATCGGCCGGACTACGATACCTGGTTACGAATTGCCTCAGCCGTCTGGTCCGCATTGCCGTTGGAACAGGGCACCAGGTTGTTGATCGAATGGAGTCCGGAAGAAAAGGTGGGCGAATATGCCAAGAAATGGCCCCATCGGCTGACCGAGGTTCACGTCGGCACCCTGGCCTGGTATGCCTCACAGCACGGCTTTGATGCCAGAGCGGCCGCCAGGCGCAAGCGCTGGGCCGGTCGGATCAGATTTGCGGCTGACAATCGGAATGGCGGTGAAACCGAAGACCTCGGAATCGAGCCACAAGAGGTCGCGGCCGTGGAAGTATCACGCGAGATCGTATGGGATTGCCTCGAGCGGATGCAGCGAGGCGATGCCGAACTGTGGGCGATCACCATGCGTGGGCACCTTGTGTATGATCACTATGCAGAATGCTGGCGTCGATATAAGGATGGGCTCTGGGAACGTGACGACCTGCATCAGGTGCGAATCGATTATATAGATACTCTCACGAGAGCATATAGAGGGCTCAAGGATTCTATTATAGATGATATTGCCCGCACACCGGCACCTGATGGCGAAAAGGACGCCCGATTCAAGCAGCTGGCTAAGGCTGATTCACGGATAGCCAGGCTATCCATGGCAGGCTATGCCAACGGCGGTCTGGACTTGTCCCAGAGCCTGCCGGGTATGGCTGTCCGAGCCACGGCGTTTGACAAAGCGCCGTACCTGCTGGCGCTCAAGAACGGTGTCATTGACTTTGAGAAAGGCGAAAAGCGCGAATTTCGGCCTAAAGACATGCTAACCGTCAGGTCGCCGATTGCCTATGATCCGGATGCCACCTGCCCGGAGTTCGACGCATTCCTCGAGTTCTTCCTGGACGGCAACCAGGACGTGATCTCCTTCCTCTGGCGGGCCATCGGCTACAGCCTCACCGGTTGGGTCGACAAAGACGTCCTGTTCTTCTGCTACGGCAAAGGCGCCAACGGGAAGAGCACCTTCAATAACGTGCTTCGCATGCTCCTGGGCGAACTGATGACCGTCATCGATGTCGGCACGCTGCTTGATAAACGCTCCGACGCCAATCTCGACTACAAGAAATCCATGCTCGAGGGCAGGCGGGCAGTTGTGACCGATGAGATTCCCGAAAACAAGCGACTCAACGAATCCATGGTCAAAACCCTGATCGGTGGCGAAGAGATTGTGGCCAGAAGGCCGTATGAGCGACCCTACACGTTCGAGCCCACGCACAAGGTCTGGATGGTCGGCAACCACAAGCCAACGATCACAGGGACCGATCTGGGCATCTGGAGGCGCATTCTGCTGATTCCCTTCCTGGTCACGATTTCCGAAGAGAAACGCCGAGCTCGACATGAGGTTCTGGCTGAGTTCAGAGCTGAGCTGGCAGGCATCCTCAATCGGGCGCTTAAAGGATTTGAGGAGATGCGCAAGATGAACGGACTGAAACCGCCCAAGGAGGTTCTGGAGGCAACGGCCCAATACCGGCAGGACTCAGATCAGTTGGCTTCTTTTCTGGAAGAACGAACCCAGAAGGATTCGGCGAATGAGATCAAAGCGACCGCTCTTCTCAAAGCCTACCTGGCATGGTGCGAGGACAACGGTGAGCTCCCTCTTTATCGGTCATCAAAGAAGCTCGTAAATCATCTGCGAGAACGAGGATTTCATATCGAAATCGGACATGCGCGTTCACGAGTCATCGTTGGGATTCGACTCACTCCAACTGCACCCTTGGGTGAACATGGTGAAGAACAAACCGGAACTTTCGCAGAATTCAATAATGAGGGTTGA
- a CDS encoding MFS transporter: MKPDRSDHAAEGPDASEAFRSERPETFARYLARRKIVFLVAYVGYVCAYLVRNNFKLTSEEMRLANGWSLTQVGLILTAFTITYGFGRFFMGMVVDRTSLRKTFSLALGVSAGICIGIGFIRSLPLLFVAMLLLGMVQGALAPASMTMIANWYPNKTRGSGIAIWNTSQNLGGAGLPLIITGLLAWTGPGNLAVAFWVPGAVVLAISFLFWKIGGDRPDKEGLPTLDDIYGEAGTPQIHHEATTSYWAIIRKDVFTNRVVLTVACINALLYFLRFGILNWMPAFLGTEMGFSQAQYSMAFSSLEWIAIPGSFFFAWLSVALPNRQSVVGFAGLALLAGLVLFYMGNKSYPLLLICTGLMGTLIYGPQLIVNILTLNFVSLKTAGVAVGFVGLFGYIVGEMCANLIMPLLAETFSWNASLMFLAALAFITGILYLSLRHREADTVQVASPPREDRGG; the protein is encoded by the coding sequence ATGAAGCCTGATCGATCCGACCACGCCGCCGAAGGCCCGGATGCATCCGAGGCCTTTCGCAGCGAGCGCCCCGAAACCTTCGCCCGCTACCTCGCGCGGCGGAAGATCGTCTTCCTCGTGGCCTACGTCGGGTACGTCTGCGCCTATCTCGTGCGCAACAACTTCAAACTGACCAGCGAGGAGATGCGCCTGGCCAACGGATGGAGTCTCACCCAGGTAGGCCTGATCCTGACCGCCTTCACCATTACCTACGGGTTTGGCAGGTTCTTCATGGGCATGGTGGTTGATCGCACCAGCTTGCGGAAGACCTTCTCCCTCGCGCTTGGAGTCAGTGCCGGAATCTGCATCGGGATCGGATTCATCCGCAGCCTTCCATTGCTCTTCGTCGCGATGCTCCTGCTGGGCATGGTTCAAGGGGCCCTCGCTCCGGCGTCGATGACTATGATCGCCAACTGGTACCCCAACAAGACGCGCGGCTCCGGCATCGCGATCTGGAATACCTCCCAGAATCTCGGGGGCGCGGGACTGCCGCTCATCATCACCGGCCTGCTGGCATGGACCGGACCCGGGAACCTCGCCGTCGCCTTCTGGGTCCCCGGCGCTGTCGTCCTGGCGATCAGTTTTCTCTTCTGGAAAATCGGCGGGGACCGCCCGGACAAGGAAGGCCTGCCGACCCTCGACGATATCTACGGCGAGGCCGGTACGCCCCAGATCCATCACGAGGCGACCACCTCCTATTGGGCGATCATCAGAAAGGATGTCTTCACCAATCGCGTCGTCCTGACCGTCGCCTGCATCAACGCGTTGCTCTACTTCCTGCGCTTCGGCATCCTGAACTGGATGCCCGCCTTTCTCGGCACCGAGATGGGATTCAGCCAGGCACAGTATTCCATGGCTTTCAGCAGTCTCGAATGGATTGCCATCCCCGGCTCGTTCTTCTTTGCGTGGCTGTCGGTCGCCCTGCCGAACCGGCAGTCCGTGGTCGGGTTCGCGGGATTGGCTCTCCTCGCCGGGCTGGTTCTGTTCTATATGGGCAACAAGAGCTACCCGTTGCTGCTCATCTGTACGGGATTGATGGGGACCTTGATCTACGGCCCCCAGCTCATCGTCAACATCCTGACCCTGAACTTTGTCTCCCTGAAAACCGCGGGGGTGGCGGTCGGCTTTGTCGGCCTCTTCGGATACATCGTCGGTGAAATGTGCGCCAACCTGATCATGCCGCTGCTCGCTGAGACCTTCAGTTGGAACGCCTCGTTGATGTTTCTGGCAGCTCTCGCCTTCATTACCGGGATCCTCTACCTGTCGCTGCGTCACCGTGAGGCCGATACCGTGCAGGTTGCTTCGCCACCGCGCGAAGACCGGGGTGGATGA
- a CDS encoding adenylate kinase — protein sequence MLNIALFGPPGAGKGTQSEFLIQKYKLFYISTGDLLRKELAAKTALGLEAQNIIASGGLVSDEIIVQIMEKTIAENSQAHGFLFDGFPRTYIQAYILEGLMIKLNTSLTCLIDLKVPEEVSVKRLLNRGKTSGRSDDNEKVIRNRLKEYNEKTLPVLQFYQDKGVHFEVDATASIEKVSERVEEIVQHELSKNLLNIVLFGYPGSGRGSQGRALAEKYGLEYVATGPMLEQEVVKGTPLGRKIKDLYESGQLVTDEIVVPLIEQKLESSKDVRGFIFKGFPRTLVQSYILDGLLKKRGTRISRVIEIEVPTLELIRRLDERSKTDKCMPYDTSTAKIVKRLQEHEQKTVPVINKYNQLHGVTKIDGMGPFDEIFQKLSAEVEDGFKGHR from the coding sequence ATGCTCAACATTGCCTTATTTGGTCCACCCGGTGCCGGCAAGGGCACCCAGTCGGAGTTTCTCATCCAGAAGTACAAGCTCTTCTATATCTCAACGGGAGATCTCCTCAGAAAGGAGTTGGCTGCGAAAACGGCACTCGGACTGGAAGCGCAGAACATCATCGCGTCCGGCGGTTTGGTCTCCGATGAGATCATTGTCCAGATCATGGAAAAGACCATTGCGGAGAACTCCCAGGCCCACGGGTTTCTCTTCGACGGTTTTCCCCGTACCTACATTCAGGCCTACATTCTCGAGGGGCTGATGATCAAGCTGAACACCTCGCTGACCTGCCTGATCGACCTGAAGGTTCCCGAGGAAGTATCGGTCAAGCGTCTGCTCAATCGTGGAAAGACTTCGGGCCGGAGCGATGACAACGAGAAGGTGATCCGGAACAGGCTGAAGGAATACAACGAAAAGACTCTGCCCGTGCTCCAGTTCTACCAGGACAAAGGCGTGCACTTCGAGGTCGACGCAACGGCATCGATCGAAAAAGTCAGCGAGCGCGTCGAAGAGATCGTTCAGCATGAGCTCAGCAAGAACCTCCTGAATATCGTACTTTTCGGCTACCCCGGGTCGGGACGCGGATCACAGGGAAGGGCTCTGGCCGAGAAGTACGGTCTGGAGTATGTCGCCACCGGGCCGATGCTGGAGCAGGAGGTGGTCAAGGGGACTCCGCTCGGGCGCAAAATCAAGGACCTCTACGAGAGCGGTCAGTTGGTGACCGACGAAATCGTCGTTCCGTTGATCGAGCAGAAGCTCGAATCCTCGAAGGACGTGAGGGGCTTCATTTTCAAGGGGTTCCCACGCACCCTGGTGCAGTCCTATATCCTCGACGGTCTTCTGAAGAAACGGGGCACCCGGATCTCCCGGGTCATCGAAATCGAGGTCCCCACTCTGGAATTGATCCGGCGGCTGGACGAGCGCAGCAAGACGGACAAGTGCATGCCCTACGACACCAGCACGGCCAAGATCGTGAAGCGATTGCAGGAGCATGAGCAGAAGACCGTTCCCGTGATCAACAAGTACAACCAGTTGCACGGGGTGACCAAGATCGATGGCATGGGCCCCTTCGACGAGATTTTCCAGAAGCTCTCCGCCGAGGTTGAGGACGGATTCAAGGGACACCGGTGA